One Vicinamibacterales bacterium DNA segment encodes these proteins:
- a CDS encoding DUF3341 domain-containing protein has protein sequence MTPTSTAGILGDFYVPADAVAAAAKVRAAGWTHFDFLTPFPIHGMDEAMGEKRSWIPWASAALAVGGILFAQGLQNYVMVWDWPLNFGGKPFASWPAFIPITFEAMVFWAALGTAFIAIVAGKKDTVTQPPAMLATGATVDRFVLWIAATDPKWDAAEAERFVASLGADHVRLVGAEGGPHA, from the coding sequence ATGACGCCGACATCAACGGCCGGCATCCTGGGCGACTTCTACGTGCCCGCCGACGCCGTCGCCGCGGCGGCGAAGGTGCGCGCCGCGGGCTGGACCCATTTCGATTTCCTCACCCCGTTTCCCATTCATGGGATGGACGAAGCGATGGGCGAGAAGCGGTCGTGGATTCCGTGGGCCTCGGCGGCACTCGCGGTCGGCGGCATCCTGTTCGCGCAGGGCCTGCAGAACTACGTGATGGTGTGGGACTGGCCGCTGAACTTCGGCGGCAAGCCGTTCGCGTCGTGGCCGGCCTTCATCCCGATTACCTTCGAGGCCATGGTGTTCTGGGCCGCGCTTGGCACGGCGTTCATCGCGATCGTGGCCGGAAAGAAAGACACCGTCACGCAGCCGCCGGCGATGCTGGCGACCGGCGCAACCGTCGATCGCTTCGTCCTCTGGATCGCCGCCACCGACCCGAAGTGGGACGCCGCCGAGGCCGAGCGCTTCGTCGCCTCGCTTGGCGCCGATCACGTCAGGCTGGTCGGCGCCGAAGGAGGCCCCCATGCGTAA